The region AAAACCGTTCGCCTCAAAAAATGAACAAAGTTGGGCGTCTCACAACTGCTCTTTGCGTTACAATCTACGCCTCGACCGCAATCGCGGGTTACCTTTTATTCGGAAAGGACACGGAATCGGACATTTTGACTAACTTTGACCGACCTTTAGGGGTTCGGTTTAGTACAGCTTTAACATACATTGTGCGTGTTGGATATGTGTTTCATTTGGTTCTTGTTTTTCCGGTGATTCATTTTTCTTTAAGGCAAACGGTTGATGCGTTGGTTTTTGATGGATCGGCTCCCTTATCGGAGAGCCGAAAGAGGTGTCTAGGGTTGACTTTTGTGCTATTAGCAGTCGTGTACTTGGGATCCACGATGATCCCAAGTATCTGGACTGCTTTTAAGTTCACGGGGGCCACAACAGCCGTTTCGTTGGGATTTACGTTCCCGGCTCTTATCGCGCTCCGGTTGAGTAGCCAGGGTCCCGGTTTGAGTAGCCGAGAGAGGTTTTTGGCTTGGTTGATGTTGAGTTTAGCTGTCATGGTTAGTGTTGTTGGGGTCGTTGGGAATGTTTATAGTTTGCAAAGTAAATCGGAGTGAGCTATTCTACTCGATAGTAAAACTTCAACTGATCTATGTTGGATTCGGTTAGGTTAGGTCATACGAGTATCATATGACGGGAGAAATAATTGCCATTGCGGTTATTTTTTATTCCAAGATGACTAAATTGCCCTTGCTACGAGAATAGATAATCTCCCGGAACAATATAACTGGGTTAGATACGGATTATAAAAGTtatttaccttttcgtttgattaAATTTTGCTATTGTAATAATTGATCGTATTTGTTGTACAAGGGAAAATATTTAATATATGTTATCTTTTACGAGTATACTTTTTCTTTAATGTGCATTATTGAAGATTTAGGATACCCATGTATTGGTAAATATAGTTTGGCTGAAATAAGTGATATGTATATGAGCCAAATATTAAAAAAGAAGAGTTTTTCTATAATAACTCGATATAAGTAATTATTTCAATATGTCTTTTGTATCTGTGCAAATTGGCTTCAATATGTCGTAGTCTAGTCGAAGGTGATACCCCCAATGGTGATTGATAGCTTAACCAGGGTCAACATCTTAAAAGGAAAAACTATCGGATGATAAAACTTGTCGATTGCCAACTTTAATAGTCGATATCCCATATGACATACATATGGATACCAAATTGGATAATAAGGACTGGATTGTTTTTAACTGGACTTTGAGGCCATACCGATCCAATCCAATTATGATTGGATGTCCACTCATCGATTGCAAGCCTAGTAAGTAGACCATGTCACAAGATTTTACAAAACAACGTTGACATTTCCCAATCCAAACAAGATGGGTATTTTGATATGCGTTGGACCATGTACAAGGACTCACTCTCTCTTAGCATCAAAAATAGCACTGGAAATTGTCTAGTAACGAAAATAGCTTTTGGGATTCCCAAGGTAAGTGAACAACAAACTTAAGTGGGACCCAAACATCTCTTGTATTCTTTGTTACAAGATAAACAGAAAAAGGAATAACGCTGGCTAGCATCTTTCAAAAACCTTGTATAGCTTCTCCAAAGAGGCCACCTGCATAAACAACCTTTTCACTACATACGCTACACAAAAACGTTCAAATGCATATTTATGCAAACATTTATAAATAGAAGCAGATGAGGGAAAACTTAATCATTTCACATGGACTCAACACCCAGCAAAGAACattaagaaatgaaaaaaataaaaaataaaaaagccaTGTAAATTAGTTAGTTAAATAAagctaaatgaaaaaaataaaaaataaaaaagatggcAAGGTCAAGAAGGTCAATTCATATGCATACATACCTGCACGAATGTTCCATTTGTGGCCATTGAAGTTGGGGGCTTGAAGAAGAGCCGCATGGAAGGAAACAGAACATGCTGTATTGACCATTCTCGCTGGGCCCACGCATTCTCTGCTTCCGAAAGTAGCTCCTCATCAACTCCTTCCTCTACCATATCATTCCCTGAAATGCATTTCAGTGTTTTATCAGGATAACTAGGCGTCTCATGCTAAACAAAAATgggttaaatacaagaaatagcaatgtacttttatttattatatttgtagcatcctactttcattctTCCAACCACAATGCCATTCAAATACAAACCATTTTTCACTGTTATTAATTGGATAGATTTGTCAAAgtataatgtcctaataagaaatAAACTGGAAGTCCAATGCTATTTGCTAAAACCATATAGATTTTCAATGTGAAAATTTGAaagcaaaagaaaaaaatgaCCCTCCTCTAAAATATATCCCTATCTTTGTATTTGTGCCGAAAATGCCCCAGTGAAACCCTCACTTCTCACTACAAGGGAGATGGACTTTGAATGGGAATGGTTAAGGGGTTTTTAGTTTTGTAGTGGCATTTTCAACACAAACCCAAAGATATTTTCTCAAATTTCCCTTTAACCTAAAAATGGATGTAATGTACACAAAACAAGATAAAGGACCTTAGAATGCCAAAaaaaaaatgtcactaaatgagTAATTGGACAATAGTTTAGGGACCAACTTCAACTTACACCCTACTTTTTGTTTAATTTAGAACTTCAACTCTAATTCAAAAAAGAAGGGATCAGTTAATGAAGAAATACACGTACCTCCTGAAACATTTCCTTTCCCTTGTCTTTTATAAAAATCTGAACCTCCTTCACTTGATGGATTTGGCAATAGAGGTGGATGCATAGCATAGAAGTTTCCAAGAGCAGCAGCAATGGTTTGAAAGCAAACTTTCTCATCATTCCATGTCACCTAAACAAGATATGatcatgtatttatatgtgtgcatgattgtatatttgtatatatgttgGTATGTTTATGGTGTAGCTTACATCATTTCCCAGACAAAGAAGAAATTCTGGAGCCCGATCCATGTCAGGTGTGTACTGGTCAAGTATGACAGGAAGCCTTGACAAATTGGCTTGTGGATCCACATGAATGCCAAAATATTCATCCAGCAATTCAGATTTCTCACTTAGAAGCTTAGCATTCATCTgtgtacatacatacatacaggtCATTAAATGATGATCATAATGCTAAAACCAGAGGAACCTCAAACTGAGAGACTTACTTGGGCTATCTTTACTTTTAAGTCATCATTCTCAATGCCTTCTGAATCCGGATCTTCTTCAGTCAGTGCCAGCATGATTAGTTCTTGCAATGGGGCAGGCTCACTTAATTGTATTGCATTGAAGTAACCAAATCGTTGCAGAACCAGTTGATACATGAGCTCTTTGCTACAAAAAGAAAGAAGAATTTAATGCCTAAGCTATAGAAACTCTGCAAACTTAACACAGAGGAGTTGAGGTGGTATATTACCTCAAATTTACAACATTGGCAAGATAGAGATGAGTATTATGCTGAAGGAGAGCAAAATCATCATCAGCCATACCAACATACGTGCAGTTCCTTACAGTGTCCAAAAGACCTGACAAAAAGAACAACATCAGACATCAGCAACACAAGATTATGCGTATATAGTTCTTAACGAATGTGGTGAGCAAGGGTACCAGAGTGACAATCACGTTCAAATTCATCGATAAGTTCCTGAACACTTGTAAGATCAGCAGTTTCCTTGGGATTCCTCCTCTGTCTGATGGAAGACCTGCAGTTAGTTAATGGAAATGTACAGGTATGGTTATTTATCTGAAGATCCAAATATCCAAAGATAGTATAAAACCTACCTTAAAGAATTCAATCCACAACTGCTTTCATGGTGTCTAGAAGGCTTAACTTGCAAATAAGCATGCATCCTCCCAGAAGGATCCTGAGAATCTGTCCGCACCATCTTATTTACAGGTATTTTTTGCGACCCTTTAAGAAAACAAGTAATAGCATGAAAAGATATATCAAGTCAAAACAAAAGAAAGAGCATCACTTCACTTGCATAGTTGCATACCAGATGTTGATGTATTTACACAAGAAGCTTTGTTTGCAGATACTGAACTAACAGGAGAGCAATCCACTGCCTGTTCAAACACATAAAAGAAATTATATATTAGATGAACCAaaccaaaaagaaaagcaagctcTGACATTTCTATAATCAAAAGACTACCTGTTGTTCTTGATACATGCTTGACTCGTTTAAGTTTCCTAGCTTCAATTCTATCACAGATTGTATCTTCTCAATAATAACCTCCTGGTTCAAAAGGCTCACCTGTATaaaattataaactaaaatttagAGTAAGAAGGATGTATTGGAAACCTCATTCATTAGGTCTTTCATGCATTCATCGGTTACACAATTTTAAGGTGGTGAAAGTAAAAAACAATTTGGATAAGTCAAGAGAAAATAACACAGAAATCATGCAAGAAACATCATTACCTCTCTCTTTGTGGGATGCACGTTAACATCAACATGCTCAGGAGGCAAGATAAGTGACATATATATGAAAGGTTTTGATGCTTTGGGTAAAGTTGCAGCATAGATGATTTCAATTGCCCTCTTCAGAGCAGTACATTCGACTAATCTTTCTGTGAAAAAGTGAGGAAAAGTTAGGTTATAACAAGAACCAAAATATCAGCAAGAATGTCAATAAATTTGCACAAATCAAAATTCAGAAGTTCAAGGGTGTCAATTATCACTGAACCACACAAAAGAAAAAAGTGCTAGAGCATATTCACTTTTTCTTTGTTTCTTTTTGTTACTTGTTTGTGATTTCTCAAAGTTGtgtaatacataacacataccatTGATGAAGAGAACCATGGTAGTCTTCTTTGCAGAGTAACTAGAATCGGATATAAAGCCATCCATTTCAAAAACTGAAGTAGATGGATTAGCATCTGAAGCCTCTATCTTCATCAGACTGCGAGCAACTGAGACCCCATACACAGATCTGATAGCATCCAGCCTTGTAGACATAGCAACTGAGTGAACATCAACTGCACCAGCTCCATGCTAAAAATCAGATAGTGGATATGTACAAGACATTAAAACCAATATTAAAAAACCTATGCAGTTATGCAGTATGCCTCCCAAAATTATGGAAAACAAAACAATTATTAGTTTCAGATGCATGCAAAACAATTAGTTAAACTACTCACCTTTCTGCAGGAGAAGCTCACGTTTTTATGATGGATAGCAAACCGACAAAGTAGGTCAACAATTTTTGGATAATCGTCAGCAGAGTTCTGGAGAGTTTTCCTTCGTGCAATCATGTTATAAAATAAATTCTCAATCTGGTAAAAACACACACATCATCTAATCAAAGGGGGGGTAATGAAACAGATGAAGAGGATGTGAAAGAATGAATCCCAACCGTTACTTGAGTCCCCTTTACAGCAGCACACGCCTTAGGTTCATGCTCCATCACACCATCTCTGTATGATACCCTAACACACAAAAACCATAATGAAAACCAATTCCATGTAAAACTACAAACTTAAAGAGGTAATGAGAACAATATTATACCTGTAACCATGCAACTGACCGCTGGTTATGGTGGAGACTGTAACATGAGCAACATAAGTCATGCTTGCTAAGGCTTCTCCTCTAAACCCCATCGACTTAATTGACTGTAAATCTTCAAATGCAGACAACTTTGATGTTGTATGCCTCTCACATAGAATCGGCAAGTCATCATACTGAAACAAAAAATTTCCCCTAAATGAAAAGCTCAAATTtcaaagtatatatatatggacattttATGGGGAGCAtttgatgaaaaaaaaaacagtagTGAGAGGGTTTGGTTTTACACGGATTCCATGGCCATCATCAGAAACTTGAATGAGTTTCAGGCCTCCATCCTTAATAACAACATGTATGGAGGTGGACCCCGCATCAAGGCTGTTCTCAACGAGCTCCTTGACGGCTGCAACGGGGCGTTGGATGACCTCACCAGCTGCAATTCGGTTGACTACAGACTCATCAAGACGCTGGATCCTTGGTGGGTCTTGTGATGGAGGAGGAAGGACTGCATCTGTTTCCAT is a window of Lactuca sativa cultivar Salinas chromosome 1, Lsat_Salinas_v11, whole genome shotgun sequence DNA encoding:
- the LOC111910012 gene encoding DNA mismatch repair protein MLH1; the encoded protein is METDAVLPPPSQDPPRIQRLDESVVNRIAAGEVIQRPVAAVKELVENSLDAGSTSIHVVIKDGGLKLIQVSDDGHGIRYDDLPILCERHTTSKLSAFEDLQSIKSMGFRGEALASMTYVAHVTVSTITSGQLHGYRVSYRDGVMEHEPKACAAVKGTQVTIENLFYNMIARRKTLQNSADDYPKIVDLLCRFAIHHKNVSFSCRKHGAGAVDVHSVAMSTRLDAIRSVYGVSVARSLMKIEASDANPSTSVFEMDGFISDSSYSAKKTTMVLFINERLVECTALKRAIEIIYAATLPKASKPFIYMSLILPPEHVDVNVHPTKREVSLLNQEVIIEKIQSVIELKLGNLNESSMYQEQQAVDCSPVSSVSANKASCVNTSTSGSQKIPVNKMVRTDSQDPSGRMHAYLQVKPSRHHESSCGLNSLRSSIRQRRNPKETADLTSVQELIDEFERDCHSGLLDTVRNCTYVGMADDDFALLQHNTHLYLANVVNLSKELMYQLVLQRFGYFNAIQLSEPAPLQELIMLALTEEDPDSEGIENDDLKVKIAQMNAKLLSEKSELLDEYFGIHVDPQANLSRLPVILDQYTPDMDRAPEFLLCLGNDVTWNDEKVCFQTIAAALGNFYAMHPPLLPNPSSEGGSDFYKRQGKGNVSGGNDMVEEGVDEELLSEAENAWAQREWSIQHVLFPSMRLFFKPPTSMATNGTFVQVASLEKLYKVFERC